A single genomic interval of Zingiber officinale cultivar Zhangliang chromosome 4A, Zo_v1.1, whole genome shotgun sequence harbors:
- the LOC121970162 gene encoding uncharacterized protein LOC121970162, translating into MNSIFTFLSSWSFMGEPSSASYIRKVQHLIEQCLVFHMNKEECIEALSKHANIDPVITSTVWTELEKENKEFFQTYMKGQEEKALDMATEERVQKMLAEEAAKDLDKDI; encoded by the exons ATGAACTCCATTTTCACATTCCTCAGCTCGTGGTCTTTCATGGGTGAGCCTTCATCAGCTTCCTACATTAGAAAG GTGCAACATTTGATCGAGCAATGCCTGGTGTTCCACATGAACAAGGAGGAATGCATCGAGGCCCTTTCCAAACATGCCAATATCGATCCCGTCATCACTTCCACTg TTTGGACGGAGTTGGAGAAGGAGAACAAGGAATTCTTCCAGACGTACATGAAGGGGCAAGAGGAGAAGGCATTGGACATGGCCACTGAGGAGAGGGTGCAGAAGATGCTGGCTGAGGAGGCTGCCAAAGATTTGGACAAGGATATATAG
- the LOC121970160 gene encoding uncharacterized protein LOC121970160: MSVNRFGRRRTMLLRSASTPLLSQPWPQVPAHDLSGGAGSAELQVRQQLPRARSTAHFASCFSASPPHISRCRSVEEREVADALSKARSSVCSSPSSPLGRVLLTSSGLDQRRVTVASPKTGGRPTLFEVGDGGSGGESGGRGVARGGGGNDCGSDAMDAYYSKMIKTDPGNSLLLGNYAKYLKEVRGDIDKAKEHCERAMVVNPSDPEVLTMYANLVWEDNHDAPRAESYFDRAMKAAPDDCYTIASYAKFLWDAEEEEDEEGGVSDGRSNDQAWFFQGGAHERIAVA, encoded by the exons ATGTCCGTCAATCGCTTTGGCCGGAGGCGAACAATGCTCCTTCGCAGCGCTTCTACGCCTTTGCTCAGCCAGCCATGGCCTCAGGTCCCGGCGCATGACTTATCCGGCGGGGCCGGGTCTGCGGAGCTACAAGTGCGGCAGCAGCTGCCGCGGGCGCGCTCGACGGCCCACTTCGCGTCCTGCTTCTCCGCCTCACCGCCGCACATCTCCAGGTGCCGCTCCGTGGAGGAGCGCGAGGTTGCCGATGCACTTTCCAAGGCCCGGTCCTCTGTTTGCTCATCCCCTTCCTCGCCGCTCGGCCGGGTCCTCCTGACGAGCTCGGGATTGGACCAGCGCCGAGTCACTGTTGCCTCCCCCAAGACCGGAGGGCGTCCCACCTTGTTTGAAGTGGGCGACGGAGGATCCGGTGGCGAAAGCGGGGGACGCGGGGTGGCGAGAGGCGGAGGAGGAAATGACTGCGGTAGCGACGCCATGGATGCGTATTACTCGAAGATGATCAAAACGGACCCGGGAAACTCTCTTCTCCTGGGCAATTACGCCAAGTACTTGAAGGAG GTCCGAGGTGACATTGATAAAGCAAAGGAGCACTGCGAGCGGGCAATGGTAGTGAACCCAAGCGACCCCGAGGTACTCACAATGTATGCGAATTTGGTATGGGAGGACAACCATGATGCTCCCCGAGCCGAGAGCTACTTCGATCGGGCCATGAAGGCTGCCCCCGATGACTG CTACACGATCGCTTCTTATGCCAAGTTTTTGTGGGATGctgaagaggaagaagacgaagaggGAGGAGTTAGCGATGGCAGGAGCAACGACCAGGCTTGGTTTTTCCAAGGAGGAGCTCACGAACGGATTGCTGTCGCTTAA
- the LOC121970161 gene encoding 14-3-3-like protein GF14-C yields MSPVESPREENVYLAKLAEQAERYEEMVEFMEKVVKTINGEELTVEERNLLSVAYKNVIGARRASWRIISSIEQKEESRGNEDHVSLIKHYRAEVEAELSKICYGILKLLDSHLVPSATSAESKVFYHKMKGDYHRYLAEFKTGAERKEAAENTLLAYKSAQDIALADLAPTHPIRLGLALNFSVFYYEIVNSPDRACSLAKQAFDEAISELDTLGEESYKDSTLIMQLLRDNLTLWTSDITEDGADEIKEATKKESGEGQ; encoded by the exons ATGTCGCCGGTGGAATCGCCCCGTGAGGAGAATGTTTACTTGGCCAAGCTGGCTGAGCAGGCGGAGCGGTATGAGGAGATGGTAGAGTTCATGGAAAAGGTGGTGAAGACGATCAACGGGGAGGAGCTCACTGTCGAGGAGCGCAACCTCCTCTCAGTAGCCTATAAGAATGTTATTGGAGCTCGTCGTGCGTCCTGGCGAATTATCTCCTCCATCGAGCAGAAGGAGGAGAGCCGCGGCAACGAGGACCATGTTTCTTTGATAAAACATTATCGAGCCGAGGTCGAAGCAGAACTCAGCAAGATCTGCTATGGTATTCTGAAGCTACTTGATTCCCACCTCGTCCCCTCCGCCACCAGTGCAGAATCAAAGGTCTTTTATCATAAGATGAAGGGTGACTACCACAG GTACCTGGCTGAGTTCAAGACTGGAGCAGAGAGGAAAGAAGCAGCTGAAAACACTCTTTTGGCATACAAATCTGCACAG GATATTGCTTTAGCTGATTTGGCTCCTACTCATCCTATAAGGCTTGGGCTGGCACTGAACTTCTCTGTCTTCTACTATGAGATTGTGAACTCACCAGATCGTGCTTGCAGCCTTGCAAAGCAG GCTTTTGATGAGGCTATCTCTGAACTTGATACTTTGGGAGAAGAATCATACAAGGACAGCACCTTGATAATGCAGCTTCTTCGAGACAACTTAACACTGTGGACCTCTGATATCACG GAGGACGGAGCCGATGAAATCAAGGAAGCTACAAAGAAGGAATCAGGGGAGGGCCAGTAA